The genomic DNA TAATGGATTTGGTATTATTCCATTAAAAAAATCTTTTATCAATAAAATCACCTCTGATGCAGGAGATATCGTTAGTAAATTTGATGGAATTTTAGAAAAATTAAATGTATTAATCAGTAAAAAAACTCTTTTAAATGTTGAAGAAATCGTTGAAAATATTAATATATCAACAAAACACTTATATAAAGAACAAATAAATTTTGATCTACTTCTTGAAAAAATTGATAGTATTTTATCAAAAGAAAATATATCAAATATTTCTATTGGTTTAAACAATATGAAAGAAGCAACGCAAGAAATAAACTCTTTAATGAAAGAAGATATCAAATCTTTGATTAATCAAATTAAAACTACCTTGAAAAATGCCAACAATAATTCAAATAATATTAATGCTACTTTAGATAAGTTTGAGAATTTAATGTTAAATGTTGATGAGAAAATTGATACTATTTCAAACGATATGGGAAAAGTTTTTCAAGTAAGAGATATTAAATATGGTCCAGGAGAAATAAAATGATTCGTATACTACTTTTAACAAGTTTATCATTATTGTTTAGTTCATGTCTTAGTATTACCCAGGAAGTGTCTTCTTATGACACTTATTCTTTGATGTTAAATAATAAAACATTGTTTAAAAACAAAATAAAAGAAAGTATAGAAATAATTGAGCCCAAATCCTTAGGTAGTTTAAACAGTCTCAATATTGTTTATAAAAATGAAAATCTTTCTCAAGAAAATTATGCTTTGAGCAAATGGAGTGATAAACCATCAAAAATGTTGCAAAGCATGATTATTGAAAACTTAAGTAATGAGTATTATTTGGTTAAATCTTCTTATATAAAAGCACAAACCACGTACAGATTACAAGGTTTAATATTAGATTTTAAACAGTTTTATATAAATAATAAAAGTTATGTATCAATAAAAATCAATAATTATTTAGAAAATAAAGCAAACAAAAAAACAGTATTTAAACAGTTCTCTTATGAAAAAGAAACCCAAGGAGAGAATGCGAATAGTACAGTAGTGGATTTAAATCTATTAAGTAATCTATATGTAAAAGACCTAAACCTATGGATAAAAGAAGAGTTAAATAATAATTAACTCAGTTTTAAATCTTCTGGTTTTCCAAAATAAAAACCTTGAGAATAATCAATTCCAATCTCTTTTAAGATATTAAAGATTTTTTCATTCTCAACATATTCAGCTATGGTTTTAATATTTTGTTTTTTTGCAAAAATTGCAATAGTTTCTACAAGGTTTCTAGAAGAATCACTGTATTCTATATTTTTAATTAAAGAGCCATCAATTTTTATTATATCAGGTTCGTAAAGTAAAACTCTCTCAAAAGATGAATAACCACTTCCAAAATCGTCTAAGGCTATTTTCACTCCTTCTTTTTTCACCCTTCTAATAAACTTTTTAATAACAGTAAAGTCTTTTGCTTCTTCATCTTCTAATAGCTCAAAAACAATTTTATGGGAATGTTCTTTGTATTTCTCTAACAAAGAGTATACAAGCTCTCTCGTAAGCTCTTTTTCAATATCAAGGGCAGATAAATTAATTGAAATACTTGTATTTATTTTTTCCAGAATTTTGAATGAATTTTCCAATACTCTTCTAGTAATTTGAGAGTAAAACTCACTCTTTTTTGTTACATTCAAAAACTCACCAGGAGAAAGTACTCTGTTGTTTTCATCAATAAGCCTTACTAAAGATTCATATTTTTCAATTTTTTCAGTTTTATTATTTATAATGGGTTGAAAATAAGGAATAATATTATAATTATCCAGTGCAATTTTAACCATTTGTATTATTTCTGTATTTTTTGCTAGTTTTAATCCTCTTATAGAAGCATCGCTTGAGTTAAAAGCACTTTTATTTCCAACTATAGCTTCTTCTAAACCTTGAGTAACGTCTTCAAATAACATATATTTTCCAAAAGAATAAGAAAGAACAATATTTAAATCATATTCCGTTTCATCAATAAAAAGCACTCTTGAATTAATAATATCAACAAAATTATCAAAATACACTTTAAGGTTTTTCTGTGTTTCCATATAATCATTAAAAGCACAAATAACTGCAAACCTTCCTTTTCCAAGAGCATATACCTTAGAAAACATTTCTTTATGCTCAGAATTTAATAAAAGATTTTCTTTGAAATTTTTTTCTATTCTTTCTATTAATTCAGAAGAATAAAACTTTTCCAAAATTTTATACTCTTCTATAGAAATAAGAGCCAGAACAGATAAATTATTGCTCTCAATTTTACTTTTTAGTTCATCCTCGTCACTTACAAAATCATCTATGCAATGAGAAAAACATATATACTCAGTAAGCGTATTATTTATATCATGTACAGGAACAATATAAACTTTATTGCAAAAACTATCCTTTTGTTTTGTACTAAGACGTAAAATACCCTTCCAGTTCTTATTATTAATATTATTCCAAATCATATTAAATTCATCATTTGATATAAGTTTATGCTTTAAATTAATTAAGTTCGTATCAATTAATTCTTTTCTTGAGTATTGACTTAAGGAGCAAAAATTATCATCTGCATAAGTAATAATACCTTTTTGATTTATTTTAAACAAAGAAATGTTTTTATTTGAACTGTCGTAATATTCACCTAAAACTTTACTATTGATCTTTAAATAACTATTTATAATGGGAGAAATTTTATCAAAAAACTCTTTTTTACTGGAAGAATCAAGCAAATAAGCATCTAGCTTTAATTCTATACTTTTTAAAAGCTCACTTGTATCTAAATCATAATTCAGAACAAATAATAATTGTTTTTGTATATGTTTCTGTTCTTTTTCTAAAAAAGAAAAGAGAGAGGAACCTTTTTTATTTTCACAAATAATAAGATCAATACGATTGTTTTTCATAAGAGAAAGTGCATCTTCATAAGAATTACACTTAAGTATATTCTTAAAATTTCTAGAGATTGTATTAAACATACGAGAGTTTTTAAAATCTCCTAAAAGTAATATTAATAAACAATCTGTATTTTTAAGCATAGTAATACAATCCCTAGAATATATTTATTTTTGTTATTATATCAAAATTATTATAAAACAACCTTGACAGTAATATAAAATAAACTTATATTACTGTCAATATACTTTAAGTAGGTAGATGTAACTATTTATTATTTAATAATAACAGATATAGTAAAAAAATTTGCATAGTTATTTATTTTCAGCTCTTGATATTTCTTCTTTATACTTATATACCATATAATCAAACATTTTTGCATCAACATTTTTTTGTATAAATAAATACATTTCAAAAATTTTATAACTTATCCTAAAACAAGCAGTAAAAGGAACCAGATATGCCAACAGTGTTGTATATGTACGATAAGGATAATAAAAATCCAACTTATTTTTTAGTTCTTTTAATTCTTCACTTTCTTCTTGCAACTTTGATTTGTCTGCTGTTGAAATGACTTTAAATGCCAATAATAAGTTCGCTACAAACATTAGTGCATTTAAATTCCAACCTAAGATAAATATTTCTTCGTATGACATTGTATCTCCATGTTTTAATTATCAAATTATATCAAATACTTCTTTGGATATAATTTATTCTTCAAAATAAGGAAAAAAAATGCTATTTAATGGTTTCAAAAAAGAAGCATTAGAATTTTTAGAAGAAATAAAACACAATAACAACAAAATATGGTTTGAAGAAAACAGACATCGTTGGAAAGAAGTCATACTAGAGCCAAATATTGCTTATATTGAAGAAATGGGTGAACATTTAATTGCTTTGGTTCCAAATATTAAAGCAATTCCTAAAGTATCAGGCTCATTATTCAAAATCTACAGAGATGTACGCTTTTCAAAAGATAAAACACCTATTAAAACAAAGATAGGATTAATGTTTTGGCAAGGCAATGCACACAGAATGCAATCTGCTTCATTTTATATGCAATACACCTCTAGCGAAGTTTTATTAGCAAGTGGAATAAGAACCTTTAAAAAAGACTTATTACAAGCCTATAGAGAATATATTAAAATAGAAAAAAATGCACAAGAATTAGATTCTATATTAAAAGATTTATCATGCAAAGGAATAAAAATTTCTCCAACATATTATAAGCGTTATCCTCTAGGTTTCAAAAAAGAAGATGATTTGGCTTATCTTTCTTTGTACAATTGTCTTTTTGCTTATAAAACCCATAAACCAAATAAAACGTTTTTTTCAAAAAAAATTATTACATCTAATTATAAGTTTTATGAAGAATGTTTGCCCTTGCATAATTGGTTATATGAACTAAGCCTTGTATCCTAAAATTCTTTTTCCTTGTGAATAAGGAATTTTTAATTCTTGTAAAATAACAATATTTTTTTCATTTTTTACATAAGGTGCTATCATTTTAATATTTTGTGCTCTTGCAAATTCATTGGCTGTTTTTAAGAACTGTTTAGAAAAATAATTCGTATACAAGCTATTAATTAAGCTCTCATCAATTCTTATAATATCAGGATCAAATAAAAGAAGGCGCTCAAAAGAAGCAGATGAATGAATGAATTTATTCAAAGAGAACTTAACACCGAACTCTTTTACTTTTAGGATAAAACGTTTGATAAGGGAAAAATCATTTATTTTATTTTCTTCTAATAAATTAAATACAATATTATGACAGTATTTTTTATTCTCATAAAGTAAAAGATAAATATAAGCCCGCATTTCAATGTTTTCTATATCACTTAAACACAAGTCAATATTTAAGTATCCTTTCGTATTTGTAAGTATTTTAAAAGAGTATTCAAGTAGATCTTTTGATACGCCTTGTTTTTCATCTTCTTTATGCATTAAGAGTAGATAATTATAAGGACTAAGAATATTGTTATTACTGTCTTTTAAATCAAGAAAATATTCATAATATTCTGCTTTATTATTCCTATTATTGATAATAGGAATACAATAAGAAAATAAAGAATAAGATTTAAACCTTGTTTTATTTTTAATTAACGTTTTTTTGATGCTTGGATAATATTTAGGTATATAAGAAGAATCATTGGCATAATAAACATTTTTTTGTCTTTTCCGTACTTCTTTTAAACCTTGTTTTGCATCAGCAAATAGTTTATACTTGCCTATTGCATAAGATAAATCTATATTTAAATCATACTTTGAATTTTCAATTAACAAATAAGATTCATTTACTTTTTCAACAAATTCATCAAAAAAACCAAGTAATTCTTTTTTTAAGGTATTAAATGAACATAAATCACATATTAATGCAAAGATACCCTCACCTAAAATATATGTTTTATCAAACAATTTTTTATGATTTTGAAGTTCTAGAAGTTTTTTTGAAAAACAGATTTCTATGTCCATAATTTTATCTTTGGCATAAAATTGTTTTATCATATTAAAGTCTTTTACAGATACAAGTACTAATAAGGACAAATTTACTTTTTCTATACTATCTTTGAGCTTATTTTCGTTGTTTTTATAAATATTATTTATTTTAGCCATTACAATACCCTATTTTCTATGTAAAGGATATCAATAAATCACTTAAAATAAAGTTAAAAGTTATTTACTTATTATTTAAAGTATTTGAAGAAATTATATTTTTTGGTTTTACTCCCATATTTAAAAATTCTTCACTGCGTTTAATTAAGTTTCCATTTCCTTGTGATAACTTATTAGTGGCAGCTTCATAAGATTTTTGTGTTCTATTTATATGCAGTCCGATATCTTCCATATCTTTTACAAAAGAATAAAACTTATCGTATAATTGTCCCGCTTTTTTAGAAATTAGCAGGGCATTTTCATTTTGATGCTCATAACGCCAGATATTTTCAATTGTACGTAAACTAACATACAAAGAAGAAGGAGAAACCAGCATAATATTATGTTCAAAAGCATTTTGAAATAAAACAGAATCTTTTGAGGTTGCGAGCATAAATGCACCTTCAATTGGAATAAACAAGAGCACAAAATCCAAAGAATTTACGGCTTTTATATCTTCGTACTTTTTAGAACTTAAGTCCTTAATATGTTTTGAAATAGACTTTATTAACTCTTTTTCGTAGAATACTTTGTCTTCTTTTTTATCATGTTCAATATATTTACTATAAGAAAGCAATGAAACTTTAGAATCAATCACTATGTCTTTATTTTGAGGTAAATGTACAATTACATCTGGTCTTAGGCGTTTCCCGTCATTTGAAGTATAAGAACCTTGGGTGCTGTATTCTATACCTTCTCTAAGACCCGTTTGCTCCAAAATTTTAGACAATATCATTTCGCCCCAATCCCCTTGGGTTTTATTTTCACCTTTTAAAGCTTTTGTTAAATTGATTGCATCATCCGATATTTTTAAATTTAAATCTTTTAGTGTTTTAATCTCGTTTAACAAAGACGATCTTTGTTTTGTTTCTTCTATATAGATTGCATTAACTCTTTGGTTAAAGCCTGCTAATTGTTCTTTTAAGGGTGTAAGAACTAAGGATAAATTATCATTGGATTTTCTTGTATTTTCATCAAAAATTTTTGAAGAAATTAATTCAAATTCTTTTTTGATTTCTAATTTAGATTCTTCTAATAATAAGAGTTTTTGAGCATAAGAATTTTGTTCATTTTCTTGAATCTTATTATAGTACTTTTCTTTTTCTTCATATTTAGAAGATAAAGCTTCTATTTCAAAGTCTTTTTCTTTTAATAAAGAAGCAGACTTATTTAACTCTTGTTTATAGGTATTATGTAGATTTTGTATATTTAGTTCATATTCAAAAAGTTTTTTTTGTATTTTTTTGTCATACAACAATTTAAAAAGAAGACAAATAAGCAAAAAAGAAAATACTAAAACAAGTGCTAAAATAAGAAAGTCATTTTTAAGCATTGTCTGTATTAACACCTTTATCTGCTTTATTGTCGTCTTTGTGAATATCATGTCCCAGTTCTTTAAAACGCTCAGTTAATGGCGGATGTGAATAATAAAAGAAAATATATAAAGGATGTGCTAAAGGAAAAGATTTGTTTTCATTTGCAAGTTTTAATAAAGCATTCACTAGGTCTTCTTTACTTTGTAGTTTTGAACCAAATTCATCTGCTGCATATTCATTGTGTCTGGAAATCAAGGAAATTAAAGGCATCAAAAAAAATGAAAAAATAGGTGAAAACATTAAAAATACAATAATTATAGAGTAAGGTTCATTGTTTAGTTTCATTTGTAAAAATAATTCTTCACTTAAATTTCCAAAAAAAGCAAAAAATACAAACATAATTAAACCCATGATTCCTATATTTTTAAGAATGTCTCCATTTTTAAAATGTCCTAATTCATGGCCTAAAACAGCCAATAATTCATTGTGACTTAATTTTTCTATCAAAGTATCGTATAAAACAACTCGTTTAGTACTTCCTAATCCTCCAAAATAAGCGTTTAATCTATTATCACGTTTGGAAGCATCAATTGAGAAAACACCTGAACTTTTAAAATCAACCGCTTGTAATAATTTTTCAATTTTTTCTTCAAGCTCTTTGTCTTTTAAAGACTCAAATTTATCAAACATTTTATCTCTAATAATAGGATATAACATATTAATTAAAATAATTACAGAGAAAATAAAAACAAAACCCCAAATCCACCAAAAAGCCAAATGTTCAATAATCAGTGAAATTCCGGCAATTACAGCAGATCCAAAGACTAAAAATAAAAGCGTACTTTTAATGGTGTCTTTTATATACAAAGAAACCGTCATATTGGAAAATTCATATTTTTTATCCAAAGAAAAAACTTTATATATTTCAAAAGGCATAGATAAAATAGAATTTATAATAATAAATATATTCACAAAAATCACTGCTTTAAGCCACAAACTCTCAATTACTATACTTGAATCTAAAAATTCAAGACCAAAAGAAATCCACGCAAAAAAGATGATAAATTCATAAAAAGAGGAAAGAATCGTCATTTTTTCTTTTTCAATCGCGTAATTCCCAGCTATTTCATATCTTGTTTCATCCAAGATAACAGGTTTTAATTTTTTTGCTTTTTTTATAAAAGCAACTTGCATAAATGAAGTATA from Campylobacteraceae bacterium includes the following:
- a CDS encoding EAL domain-containing protein, yielding MAKINNIYKNNENKLKDSIEKVNLSLLVLVSVKDFNMIKQFYAKDKIMDIEICFSKKLLELQNHKKLFDKTYILGEGIFALICDLCSFNTLKKELLGFFDEFVEKVNESYLLIENSKYDLNIDLSYAIGKYKLFADAKQGLKEVRKRQKNVYYANDSSYIPKYYPSIKKTLIKNKTRFKSYSLFSYCIPIINNRNNKAEYYEYFLDLKDSNNNILSPYNYLLLMHKEDEKQGVSKDLLEYSFKILTNTKGYLNIDLCLSDIENIEMRAYIYLLLYENKKYCHNIVFNLLEENKINDFSLIKRFILKVKEFGVKFSLNKFIHSSASFERLLLFDPDIIRIDESLINSLYTNYFSKQFLKTANEFARAQNIKMIAPYVKNEKNIVILQELKIPYSQGKRILGYKA
- a CDS encoding DUF2461 domain-containing protein, yielding MLFNGFKKEALEFLEEIKHNNNKIWFEENRHRWKEVILEPNIAYIEEMGEHLIALVPNIKAIPKVSGSLFKIYRDVRFSKDKTPIKTKIGLMFWQGNAHRMQSASFYMQYTSSEVLLASGIRTFKKDLLQAYREYIKIEKNAQELDSILKDLSCKGIKISPTYYKRYPLGFKKEDDLAYLSLYNCLFAYKTHKPNKTFFSKKIITSNYKFYEECLPLHNWLYELSLVS
- a CDS encoding DNA recombination protein RmuC, producing MLKNDFLILALVLVFSFLLICLLFKLLYDKKIQKKLFEYELNIQNLHNTYKQELNKSASLLKEKDFEIEALSSKYEEKEKYYNKIQENEQNSYAQKLLLLEESKLEIKKEFELISSKIFDENTRKSNDNLSLVLTPLKEQLAGFNQRVNAIYIEETKQRSSLLNEIKTLKDLNLKISDDAINLTKALKGENKTQGDWGEMILSKILEQTGLREGIEYSTQGSYTSNDGKRLRPDVIVHLPQNKDIVIDSKVSLLSYSKYIEHDKKEDKVFYEKELIKSISKHIKDLSSKKYEDIKAVNSLDFVLLFIPIEGAFMLATSKDSVLFQNAFEHNIMLVSPSSLYVSLRTIENIWRYEHQNENALLISKKAGQLYDKFYSFVKDMEDIGLHINRTQKSYEAATNKLSQGNGNLIKRSEEFLNMGVKPKNIISSNTLNNK
- a CDS encoding membrane integrity-associated transporter subunit PqiC, which translates into the protein MIRILLLTSLSLLFSSCLSITQEVSSYDTYSLMLNNKTLFKNKIKESIEIIEPKSLGSLNSLNIVYKNENLSQENYALSKWSDKPSKMLQSMIIENLSNEYYLVKSSYIKAQTTYRLQGLILDFKQFYINNKSYVSIKINNYLENKANKKTVFKQFSYEKETQGENANSTVVDLNLLSNLYVKDLNLWIKEELNNN
- a CDS encoding EAL domain-containing protein — translated: MLKNTDCLLILLLGDFKNSRMFNTISRNFKNILKCNSYEDALSLMKNNRIDLIICENKKGSSLFSFLEKEQKHIQKQLLFVLNYDLDTSELLKSIELKLDAYLLDSSSKKEFFDKISPIINSYLKINSKVLGEYYDSSNKNISLFKINQKGIITYADDNFCSLSQYSRKELIDTNLINLKHKLISNDEFNMIWNNINNKNWKGILRLSTKQKDSFCNKVYIVPVHDINNTLTEYICFSHCIDDFVSDEDELKSKIESNNLSVLALISIEEYKILEKFYSSELIERIEKNFKENLLLNSEHKEMFSKVYALGKGRFAVICAFNDYMETQKNLKVYFDNFVDIINSRVLFIDETEYDLNIVLSYSFGKYMLFEDVTQGLEEAIVGNKSAFNSSDASIRGLKLAKNTEIIQMVKIALDNYNIIPYFQPIINNKTEKIEKYESLVRLIDENNRVLSPGEFLNVTKKSEFYSQITRRVLENSFKILEKINTSISINLSALDIEKELTRELVYSLLEKYKEHSHKIVFELLEDEEAKDFTVIKKFIRRVKKEGVKIALDDFGSGYSSFERVLLYEPDIIKIDGSLIKNIEYSDSSRNLVETIAIFAKKQNIKTIAEYVENEKIFNILKEIGIDYSQGFYFGKPEDLKLS
- a CDS encoding MCE family protein, which translates into the protein MENKVSYTIVGIFVLSFFIGIILFILWLARYDIDKSNLKYYKIYVKDSISGLQKNSIVSYKGLDIGQVESIKIDKTNIEQIEVLLFVSDYTIIKKNSYAVIESKGITGNKYIEIMGGTHDSDVLELNSNGFGIIPLKKSFINKITSDAGDIVSKFDGILEKLNVLISKKTLLNVEEIVENINISTKHLYKEQINFDLLLEKIDSILSKENISNISIGLNNMKEATQEINSLMKEDIKSLINQIKTTLKNANNNSNNINATLDKFENLMLNVDEKIDTISNDMGKVFQVRDIKYGPGEIK
- a CDS encoding M48 family metallopeptidase, with product MLEYFIIAYCIYFTVNIYTSFMQVAFIKKAKKLKPVILDETRYEIAGNYAIEKEKMTILSSFYEFIIFFAWISFGLEFLDSSIVIESLWLKAVIFVNIFIIINSILSMPFEIYKVFSLDKKYEFSNMTVSLYIKDTIKSTLLFLVFGSAVIAGISLIIEHLAFWWIWGFVFIFSVIILINMLYPIIRDKMFDKFESLKDKELEEKIEKLLQAVDFKSSGVFSIDASKRDNRLNAYFGGLGSTKRVVLYDTLIEKLSHNELLAVLGHELGHFKNGDILKNIGIMGLIMFVFFAFFGNLSEELFLQMKLNNEPYSIIIVFLMFSPIFSFFLMPLISLISRHNEYAADEFGSKLQSKEDLVNALLKLANENKSFPLAHPLYIFFYYSHPPLTERFKELGHDIHKDDNKADKGVNTDNA